A portion of the Melanotaenia boesemani isolate fMelBoe1 chromosome 2, fMelBoe1.pri, whole genome shotgun sequence genome contains these proteins:
- the igfals gene encoding insulin-like growth factor-binding protein complex acid labile subunit, protein MQTIALLVVWVLGASLALPDPDTAGERVAEDPIPCSKACTCLHDEYSLELNMYCSACNFTQVPTEMPPSTHSLWLDGNLFTSLPAASFRDLTNLDFLNLQSGQLITLDPQAFKGLRSLAHIHLERNRIRMLPGAIFQNTPNLASLSLHNNQISRIEERLFAGLSHMWLLNLGWNSLVVLPETAFHDLQGLRELILAGNRLAYLQPQLFQNLGELKELDLTGNYLKVIKANVFVKLTKLQKLYLAQNQITTVAPRAFVGMKSLRWLDLSNNKLNSLHDDTFLGLHSLHVLRLSNNSISGIRPRTFRDLQYLEELRLSYNRIRALGDRIFEGLGHLEVLELEHNQVQEAQMACFTGLSNVAVINLSGSCFQSLPDHMFKGLSRLHSLHLDRGCLTRITAPAFTGLSSLKRLFLQHNNISVVEHRSFVDLVGLLGLDLSFNKLEVLTTPTFSGLKNLEYLLLSNNECRQFLQNGTKQLLPKLRYLDLRDNALTSMVPNFSESMEKLLLSGNRWKCDCIALPLRSYSLRKPRVIPRQVETHAEGEEPDSTVTIHNNITCNSPLRLSGQDLRDVDSEFFQRC, encoded by the coding sequence ATGCAAACCATTGCACTGCTGGTAGTGTGGGTACTGGGAGCATCACTGGCGTTGCCAGACCCAGACACAGCAGGAGAGAGGGTGGCCGAAGATCCTATTCCCTGCTCTAAGGCCTGCACCTGTCTGCATGATGAATACAGCTTGGAGCTCAACATGTACTGCAGTGCTTGCAACTTTACACAAGTACCAACTGAAATGCCACCATCCACTCATTCTCTCTGGCTGGATGGAAATCTGTTTACCTCCCTCCCAGCAGCATCTTTTAGGGATCTAACCAATCTGGACTTTTTGAATCTGCAGAGTGGCCAGCTGATAACCCTTGACCCACAGGCTTTCAAAGGCCTCAGGTCGTTAGCACACATTCACCTTGAACGAAATCGAATCCGGATGTTACCAGGTGCTATTTTCCAGAATACACCTAACCTAGCTTCACTTAGTCTGCATAACAACCAGATCAGTCGCATCGAGGAAAGACTGTTTGCTGGGCTTTCACATATGTGGCTCTTAAACTTAGGATGGAACTCATTAGTGGTCTTACCAGAAACAGCTTTCCATGATCTGCAAGGTCTGCGAGAGCTTATTCTTGCAGGAAACAGACTTGCTTATTTACAGCCACAGCTCTTTCAAAACCTTGGTGAGCTTAAAGAGTTGGATCTGACTGGGAATTACCTCAAGGTAATTAAAGCAAATGTGTTTGTTAAACTCACTAAACTGCAAAAGCTTTATCTGGCCCAGAATCAGATTACAACAGTGGCACCCAGAGCTTTTGTGGGAATGAAGTCGCTGAGGTGGCTGGATCTGTCAAACAACAAACTGAATTCTCTACATGATGATACATTCTTGGGCCTGCACAGTCTACATGTATTGCGTCTTTCAAACAATTCTATCAGTGGCATTAGGCCCAGGACTTTCCGTGACCTGCAGTACTTGGAAGAACTACGGCTTAGTTACAACAGAATTCGAGCTCTGGGGGACAGGATCTTTGAAGGGCTTGGTCATCTAGAGGTTCTAGAGCTAGAGCACAATCAAGTGCAGGAGGCACAAATGGCTTGTTTCACAGGCCTGTCCAATGTGGCTGTCATCAACCTATCTGGAAGCTGTTTTCAAAGTCTGCCAGACCACATGTTTAAAGGTCTGTCAAGGCTTCACAGCCTACATCTGGACAGAGGTTGCCTGACAAGGATCACAGCTCCAGCTTTCACTGGGCTCTCCAGTTTAAAGAGGCTTTTCCTTCAACACAACAATATCTCTGTGGTGGAACATCGGAGCTTTGTGGATCTGGTAGGCCTACTGGGACTAGACTTAAGTTTCAATAAGCTGGAGGTTCTTACAACCCCAACTTTTTCTGGCCTCAAGAATTTGGAGTATTTGCTGTTGTCCAACAATGAATGCCGACAGTTTTTGCAAAATGGAACAAAGCAGCTGCTTCCAAAGCTTCGTTACCTGGACCTGAGGGATAATGCCTTGACCAGCATGGTCCCCAATTTTTCAGAGAGCATGGAAAAACTTTTACTTTCAGGAAACCGGTGGAAATGTGACTGCATCGCACTTCCACTTAGAAGCTACAGTTTGCGGAAACCACGTGTGATTCCTCGGCAAGTGGAGACCCACGCAGAGGGTGAAGAACCTGACTCAACTGTCACCATACATAACAATATCACATGCAACAGTCCACTACGCCTCTCTGGTCAGGATCTACGGGATGTGGACAGTGAATTCTTTCAGAGATGCTAA